tgcgtgtgacaactggaagcggagtcccccttttctTTATTCCCGCATCTTATACCAATTTGAAAGggaaagagagcatttcaaaattgacacatttgggatatttttttccttcaggGCCATTCCCACTGCATTTTAAACAGCTCGCTACATCTGGCTGAATAACAAGTTATCATGGGACATCGGGCCTTTTGAGGccactgtctgggcccccgtaccggaaaaagttgctgtcattggtatctttgtaaaccccaatgggtaatatttacaatgcaaaaagattcatccacgtgtctcttcagctgatAGAAAAACGAGTTTACTTACTTGGGTTTTACCGTGTATtacaatgggacgattatttagtggtgtgccctcTTAAAAGCTTGAattgggtgacgggctgtctctaagtcTCACACCCTTAAGGTtattcttgctttcttgccctgcggggcccttatattggggtcccaatttagtcgtcgtatgggagtcgccggccctgcggccttcaTGTATTTTGTAGATACTGGGCCCCAGTTTAATAGATAATAGATAATAAAgatatttttctttactttttcagGTGGAGAGATTATTCCGGATACTGCATACATGTGGACTTAAaatctaaaccaaatttcaaaagaGCTATTGAGAATCTTGCGGATTGTTTCGATAATGTATTCATCGCATCTAATATTGAAAGTGTGGGTTGGGGAAAATGTCCTTCTCTTAGCTAATTTACATTGTATGGAAGACTTGTTGAAGCATCCCGTGCCGTGGAAATATTTCTTCAACCTTTGTGGTCAAGATTTTCCTTTAAAGACAAACTTTGAGATTGTGCAACAATTGGAGGCTTACAACGGTCATAACTATATTGAAGGTGAGCACGTAGGAAGTGGAAACTTCGAATACCGTTTTAAGTATAAATTCAATGAAATGGGTAATATTACTAGTCAGGAAAAGGATCCACCACCCTTAGATATTAAAATATACAAAGGTTCAACATACATCGCGGCCACACGGAAATTTATCGACTTCGCTGTTAATAACAACATATCAAAAACATATTTGACTTGGTTGAACGATACATTTATTCCCGACGAAATGTTTGCTATAATTCTCTTCAGCGTATTCCCGAGGCACCCGGAGGGTACCCGTACGAGTTGCCTAAGCTTACTGATGGTAacgtaaaatatacaaaatggcaGATGCTACCAACGTTTTCAAAATGCCGGGGGAAGTACGTGCGATTCGTGTATATTTAGGTCGGATGATCTTCCGACTCTTTGGAGACGCCCTGAGATGTTTGTTAATAAGTTTCACTATGATTATGACCCAGTCACAATGCAGTGTATGGAGGAACTGTTAAGGTACAGAGAACAACGACCAGGGATTGTACAAAAAGCAACATATTTTCCTATTACTAACTACTCGTGGCAGCATTATACAAGTGAAAGTTATGTTCCAGGGTTGTAATAACTGTAATAAATATATTCAATTCAGCCATTCACTTCAATAAGGATAAATAACTCTGTTCTGGGGCGGACGGATATCATTACCGGGTGCGCAAACGCCACAATTGTTGCTGACGCTCGGACCACGCGCGCAAAC
Above is a genomic segment from Amphiura filiformis chromosome 10, Afil_fr2py, whole genome shotgun sequence containing:
- the LOC140161712 gene encoding beta-1,3-galactosyl-O-glycosyl-glycoprotein beta-1,6-N-acetylglucosaminyltransferase 3-like, translating into MAALCSMSKIGIKNHRDRKVVADNWLGDCSRYKQYRDYPKRPLSKKEADFPIAYSILVHKDAAQHPVPWKYFFNLCGQDFPLKTNFEIVQQLEAYNGHNYIEGEHVGSGNFEYRFKYKFNEMGNITSQEKDPPPLDIKIYKGSTYIAATRKFIDFAVNNNISKTYLTWLNDTFIPDEMFAIILFSVFPRHPEGTRTSCLSLLMVT